In Oryza sativa Japonica Group chromosome 11, ASM3414082v1, the following are encoded in one genomic region:
- the LOC107279356 gene encoding uncharacterized protein, with product MGLVNSANNRNVTNHLFAVEFDTILNLKFNDISGTLSAGGGRHAELQKGAGKKACSCGSSERQGQLGGSMWHRQGGIISITNVMDRTWMYNTKRAHPTFLKEAGKFVELVKAHVVRENMRGIFCPCKDCKNEILLQDPNEVLSHNIERGFKKGYEIWTFHGEVGGHNEEFDDFCFDDTENFIFEDMSQGTIPECGGSGIDNVGIDFDLEDMLRHVEPDVLTGRTRGLDNWEALEKAAKELRYDEAKGCDKDYTVLRSVLELLRLKAKHGWSDTSFNDLMDLLKVMLPKSNLLPTNTYQTKKLICPLSLCVQKIHACENHCILYHKEFADLDSCPTCGMSRYKTGNGVSDGEVVDQDALVDEKKKIPSMVMWYLPVKDRLKRLFLNRTDAELMRWHQEGRKNDGKIRHPADARQWKNFDALHPEFAKVPRNVRFALSMDGMNPFGDLSNTHNTWPMLLTMYNLPTWICQKRKYILLSVLIQGPKQPGINIDVFMELLMEDMQELWKEGLRMWNEYRKEHFTLCAIIFVTINDLPTNFSLSGQFKGKFRCLICIDKTSYKYLTSSTKGVYMRHRRSLPLWHRWPAMARLFDNTVENDLAPETRTGGSVFELTKDIKVVFGKPKKKAVKRKKHLEVRHSIDVMHLEKNVFDSTIGTLLDIRTGFSANVRKLVSLKDLTISGYNAHDCHKMSTVFLPIAIRAVKPFHTRLVITKLCYVFNRVSQKVSDPEELGPLQIFAIETACQLEMFFPPAYFNMMEHLILHIVPQIIEIGPLYLH from the exons ATGGGGCTCGTCAACTCAGCCAACAACCGTAACGTGACCAATCACCTCTTCGCCGTGGAATTCGACACCATCCTCAACTTGAAGTTCAACGACATAAGCGGCACCTTGTCTGCGGGAGGCGGCAGGCATGCAGAGCTGCAGAAGGGCGCCGGGAAGAAAGCGTGCAGCTGCGGCAGCTCAGAGCGGCAAGGGCAGCTTGGCGGCAGCATGTGGCATCGGCAGGGTGGCATAATTAGCATAACTAAT GTCATGGATCGGACATGGATGTACAACACGAAAAGAGCTCATCCTACGTTCTTGAAGGAAGCAGGCAAATTTGTTGAGCTGGTAAAGGCACATGTTGTGAGGGAGAATATGAGGGGCATTTTTTGCCCATGCAAAGATTGCAAGAATGAAATTTTGCTGCAAGATCCGAATGAAGTATTGTCGCACAACATAGAGCGAGGATTTAAGAAGGGTTACGAGATATGGACTTTTCACGGGGAAGTCGGTGGTCATAACGAAGAGTTTGATGATTTCTGCTTTGATGATACAGAAAATTTTATATTCGAAGACATGTCACAGGGAACCATCCCGGAATGCGGTGGCTCTGGTATAGACAATGTAGGTATTGATTTTGATCTGGAAGATATGTTACGGCACGTTGAACCAGATGTCCTAACTGGTAGAACACGAGGGTTGGACAATTGGGAAGCGTTGGAAAAAGCAGCGAAGGAGCTTCGTTACGACGAAGCGAAAGGATGCGACAAGGACTATACGGTGTTGCGCTCGGTGCTTGAACTTCTCAGATTGAAGGCCAAACATGGATGGTCGGACACTAGCTTCAATGATTTGATGGATCTTTTGAAAGTTATGCTTCCTAAGTCGAACCTCCTGCCGACGAACACATATCAAACGAAGAAACTGATATGTCCATTATCTCTATGTGTTCAGAAGATCCATGCATGTGAAAATCATTGCATACTGTACCACAAGGAATTCGCGGATTTAGACTCTTGCCCAACATGTGGGATGAGTCGGTACAAGACAGGCAACGGAGTCTCCGATGGAGAGGTGGTCGACCAAGATGCACTGGTGGATGAGAAGAAAAAGATTCCCAGcatggtgatgtggtacctgCCAGTGAAAGATCGCCTGAAGCGGCTATTTTTGAATCGTACCGATGCCGAGTTGATGAGATGGCACCAAGAGGGTAGGAAAAATGACGGTAAGATCCGACACCCCGCCGATGCTCGACAGTGGAAAAACTTTGATGCACTACACCCGGAATTTGCAAAGGTCCCGAGAAATGTAAGGTTTGCCTTGAGCATGGACGGAATGAACCCGTTCGGTGACCTAAGCAACACACACAACACCTGGCCAATGCTGCTAACCATGTATAACTTGCCTACATGGATTTGCCAGAAGCGAAAGTATATTCTTTTGTCTGTCCTTATACAAGGTCCAAAACAGCCTGGGATTAACATTGATGTGTTTATGGAACTATTGATGGAGGACATGCAAGAACTGTGGAAGGAAGGGTTACGAATGTGGAACGAGTACCGTAAGGAACATTTTACTCTATGCGCCATCATATTCGTTACGATCAACGACTTACCGACGAACTTTTCGCTCTCAGGCCAGTTTAAGGGGAAATTCAGATGTCTCATATGTATCGACAAGACGTCGTACAAGTACCTCACCTCCTCAACCAAGGGTGTGTACATGCGTCATCGTCGGTCTTTACCTCTGTGGCACAGGTGGCCTGCGATGGCCAGATTATTTGACAATACAGTAGAGAATGATCTAGCTCCTGAAACACGAACTGGTGGCTCTGTCTTCGAGCTGACAAAGGACATTAAGGTTGTGTTCGGCAAGCCAAAGAAGAAGGCCGTTAAGAGGAAGAAAC ACCTGGAGGTTCGTCATTCCATCGACGTAATGCACCTTGAGAAGAATGTGTTTGATAGCACCATTGGCACTTTATTGGACATCCGA ACTGGTTTCTCTGCAAATGTTAGAAAACTTGTATCTTTGAAAGATTTGACCATCTCTGGGTACAATGCTCATGACTGTCACAAGATGTCAACAGTCTTCCTACCAATTGCTATAAGAGCGGTCAAGCCATTTCACACTCGGTTAGTGATAACAAAGTTGTGCTACGTTTTCAATCGAGTATCACAGAAGGTTTCTGATCCTGAAGAGTTAGGCCCCCTTCAAATATTTGCAATCGAGACAGCATGCCAGCTTGAGATGTTTTTCCCTCCAGCTTACTTCAACATGATGGAGCATCTGATTCTCCACATCGTACCTCAGATTATCGAGATTGGTCCCTTATACCTACACTAG